One window of Chamaesiphon minutus PCC 6605 genomic DNA carries:
- a CDS encoding OmpA family protein, translated as MSRRLVRSTDEEELNIFQAFTDLMSNAFMIMSFLLLISLLQSISIAKKLESASPIIIDEKSGNFKFPSGSAELTPDLQKYIQNTILPEIIKATAKGNIDFIQIIGHTDSQGVSNASNLDNKLTAAATGTERINNLKAGSNTDLGLMRAVAVVQFLNTKGLNKVRFRAYSAGQLYLPSGELAKIDRDADDTRRRIEIRFIPYGQKK; from the coding sequence ATTTACCGATCTAATGTCCAATGCTTTTATGATTATGAGCTTTTTATTATTGATTAGTTTATTGCAGTCAATATCGATTGCTAAAAAACTCGAATCTGCATCCCCAATTATCATCGATGAAAAGTCTGGCAACTTCAAATTTCCGTCGGGAAGTGCCGAACTAACTCCAGACTTACAAAAATACATTCAAAATACCATCTTACCCGAAATCATCAAAGCCACAGCCAAAGGCAATATTGACTTTATCCAAATTATCGGTCACACCGATAGTCAGGGAGTTAGCAATGCTAGTAACCTAGATAATAAACTCACCGCAGCAGCTACTGGCACCGAACGAATTAATAATTTAAAAGCTGGTTCTAATACCGATCTAGGACTGATGAGGGCAGTAGCAGTAGTCCAGTTTTTAAATACCAAGGGATTGAATAAAGTTAGGTTTAGAGCTTATTCTGCTGGTCAATTATATCTACCTTCGGGCGAACTTGCCAAGATCGATCGCGATGCCGATGATACTAGACGCCGGATTGAAATTCGCTTTATTCCATATGGACAGAAGAAATAA
- a CDS encoding aspartate carbamoyltransferase catalytic subunit, with protein MTWTRRHILSLADFTPAEYDTVLQTAASFKEVLSRPVKKVPTLQGRVVANLFFESSTRTRSSFELAAKRLSADTLNFAAATSSLTKGETILDTAKTYLAMGADLMVIRHKQAGVPHAIATELDAMGMKVGILNAGDGQHEHPSQALLDLLTICATIDPVDPRLALLKDKKIAIVGDILHSRVARSNIWSLTASGAQVHLAAPPTLLPAEFADYCREPRTDIENSNLFVHWQVEPALQDADFVMTLRLQQERMTDHLLPSLREYHQHYGITRDRLKLCHPNVKVLHPGPTNRGVEITSDLMDDLNLSLIAEQVNNGVAVRMALLYLMGNTKNNS; from the coding sequence ATGACCTGGACGCGCCGACATATCCTATCATTAGCAGATTTTACCCCAGCGGAGTATGATACCGTCCTCCAGACAGCAGCTAGCTTCAAGGAGGTATTATCGCGTCCCGTCAAGAAAGTACCTACTCTCCAAGGACGGGTAGTTGCCAATCTGTTTTTTGAATCCTCCACGCGTACCCGCAGTAGTTTTGAATTAGCCGCCAAACGCCTTTCTGCCGATACGCTCAATTTTGCCGCCGCTACTTCTTCGCTAACTAAAGGTGAAACCATTCTCGATACTGCCAAAACCTATCTAGCCATGGGTGCTGACTTAATGGTAATCCGTCACAAGCAAGCTGGCGTACCTCATGCGATCGCAACCGAACTCGATGCCATGGGGATGAAAGTTGGGATCTTAAATGCTGGCGACGGACAGCACGAACATCCTTCGCAAGCCTTATTAGATTTACTCACAATTTGTGCGACGATCGATCCGGTCGATCCGCGATTGGCATTACTAAAAGACAAGAAAATTGCGATCGTGGGGGACATTTTACATTCGCGGGTTGCTCGATCGAATATTTGGAGTCTGACAGCTAGCGGTGCTCAAGTTCATCTGGCTGCGCCGCCGACATTACTCCCGGCTGAATTTGCCGACTATTGCCGGGAGCCAAGAACTGACATTGAAAACTCTAATTTATTCGTCCATTGGCAAGTCGAACCCGCGCTGCAAGATGCTGATTTTGTGATGACATTACGGCTCCAACAAGAGCGGATGACAGACCATTTGTTACCCAGTTTGCGCGAATATCACCAACATTATGGCATCACGCGCGATCGATTAAAATTATGTCATCCCAATGTCAAAGTTCTTCACCCAGGGCCGACTAATCGCGGGGTAGAAATTACTTCAGATCTGATGGACGACCTGAACTTGAGCTTGATTGCCGAGCAGGTTAATAATGGCGTAGCAGTGAGGATGGCACTACTTTATCTAATGGGTAATACCAAGAATAATAGCTGA
- a CDS encoding transposase, whose amino-acid sequence MPYDPDKHHRRSIRLKGFDYSRSAVYFVTICVQNRECLFGTISQHEMILNDAGKLVSEEWLALPERFPAIILDEFVVMPNHFHGIIYISPNSVEHPTLGRIIGAFKSIVTDLYISGVKDQGWTPFDRRLWQRNYYEHIVRDDSALQKIQQYIRDNPLTWQTDSLYPDVSIQ is encoded by the coding sequence ATGCCCTACGATCCTGACAAACATCATCGCCGCTCGATTCGCCTGAAAGGTTTTGATTATAGTCGATCGGCTGTTTATTTTGTGACTATTTGCGTCCAAAATCGGGAATGTTTATTTGGGACGATTTCACAGCATGAAATGATACTAAATGATGCCGGAAAGTTGGTATCAGAAGAATGGCTAGCTTTACCTGAAAGATTTCCTGCTATTATTTTAGATGAATTTGTAGTGATGCCAAATCATTTTCATGGCATCATTTATATTTCACCCAATTCGGTCGAGCATCCGACGTTAGGTAGAATAATTGGTGCATTTAAATCAATTGTTACCGATCTTTATATTAGTGGGGTCAAAGACCAAGGATGGACACCGTTCGATCGACGATTATGGCAACGCAATTATTACGAACATATCGTGCGAGATGATTCCGCATTACAGAAGATTCAGCAGTATATTCGCGATAACCCTCTAACTTGGCAGACAGATTCACTATATCCAGATGTCTCTATCCAATAA
- the mgtE gene encoding magnesium transporter yields the protein MLTREGSIELSDITDLNQLKSELNHLPAVDVGDYISELPGERRAIAFRLLSKGCAIAVFEYLPTEIQEELIEALHDTQVCQIIEAMRPDDRVALFDELPAGVVKRLLPQLSPEERAATAIIIGYPEGTAGRVMTTEYVRLRQGLTVGEALAKIKQSDRDKETIYYAYVTDDSRKLMQVVSLRQLVFTLPDTPIQDIGSDRVIKVYTETSQEDVARQMQRYDLIAVPVVDREDRLVGIITIDDVVDILQEEATEDIQKLAGVASGEDSSLSSPWSKLQNRLPWLLGIMALYIGASSSIAPFQDTIAKIPVLAVIMPLFSNTGGAVGTQALTVTIRSLGVGEVTAADTLKILGKELLAGLGTALGLGLTMILLALIWTPPAERWVALVAGSVMAANSIVAVTLGTLLPIAFKQVNVDPALISGPLVTTLLDTIGFILFLSLITLSVNVWHL from the coding sequence ATGCTGACGCGAGAAGGTTCGATCGAGCTATCCGACATCACTGACTTAAATCAACTCAAGTCAGAACTCAACCATTTACCAGCCGTAGATGTAGGCGATTACATTAGTGAATTGCCTGGAGAGCGTCGCGCGATCGCTTTTCGATTGCTGTCTAAGGGCTGTGCCATTGCCGTTTTTGAATACCTGCCGACGGAGATTCAAGAAGAGTTGATCGAAGCTCTCCACGATACTCAAGTTTGCCAAATTATTGAAGCTATGCGTCCCGACGATCGCGTCGCCCTATTCGACGAACTACCCGCAGGTGTCGTCAAACGCCTGCTCCCCCAACTCAGTCCCGAAGAACGTGCTGCTACCGCCATAATTATCGGCTATCCCGAAGGCACTGCCGGACGGGTAATGACGACAGAATACGTGCGGCTACGGCAAGGTTTGACAGTCGGCGAAGCTTTAGCCAAAATCAAACAAAGCGATCGCGATAAAGAGACGATCTACTATGCTTATGTCACCGACGATAGTCGGAAACTGATGCAAGTAGTATCGCTACGGCAGTTAGTATTTACATTGCCGGATACGCCGATTCAAGATATCGGTAGCGATCGAGTAATCAAAGTTTATACCGAAACTTCTCAAGAAGATGTCGCGCGGCAAATGCAGCGGTATGACTTAATTGCAGTACCAGTTGTCGATCGCGAAGATCGCTTGGTAGGTATCATCACGATCGATGATGTCGTTGATATCTTGCAAGAAGAAGCTACCGAAGATATCCAAAAACTGGCAGGGGTCGCCAGTGGCGAAGATTCTTCACTCTCTTCGCCGTGGAGCAAATTACAAAATCGCCTCCCCTGGTTGCTCGGCATTATGGCACTATACATCGGTGCCTCTAGTTCGATCGCACCCTTCCAAGACACGATCGCTAAAATCCCCGTCTTGGCTGTAATTATGCCGCTATTTTCTAATACTGGCGGCGCAGTCGGTACCCAAGCTCTCACCGTTACCATTCGCTCTCTCGGTGTCGGCGAAGTCACCGCTGCTGATACGCTGAAAATTCTTGGCAAAGAGCTACTAGCAGGGCTAGGAACGGCACTTGGACTCGGATTGACCATGATCCTGCTGGCCTTGATTTGGACGCCGCCAGCCGAACGCTGGGTGGCACTGGTGGCAGGTTCGGTTATGGCTGCTAATTCGATCGTGGCTGTGACTTTGGGCACGTTACTACCGATCGCCTTCAAGCAGGTAAATGTCGATCCAGCTCTGATCAGCGGGCCATTAGTCACGACACTACTAGACACGATCGGGTTTATTCTGTTTCTATCCTTAATTACCCTTTCCGTCAACGTCTGGCATCTATAG
- a CDS encoding ABC transporter ATP-binding protein — protein MNDDNRQIIIRLENIYKTYGIEDTLVKALDDVTLTIAEGEYCAIMGPSGSGKSSAMNVIGCLDQPTSGHYYLDKLDVSTVPDAELAKIRNRKLGFIFQQFHLLPQLNALENVMLPMIYGGLNSSERKERAVVALEKVGLSNRMANRPNQLSGGQQQRVAIARAIVGEPRVLLADEPTGALDSRTTQEVMDIFTQLNETGITIVMVTHEPDVAKQTKRIVWFKDGRVIHSHLTPSEIYQVAMAG, from the coding sequence ATGAACGACGACAATCGGCAAATTATTATTAGACTAGAAAATATTTATAAAACCTATGGTATCGAAGATACCTTAGTAAAAGCCTTAGACGATGTAACTTTGACGATCGCCGAAGGTGAATATTGTGCGATCATGGGACCGTCTGGTTCTGGGAAATCTTCAGCGATGAATGTTATCGGTTGTCTCGATCAACCGACTAGCGGACATTACTATCTCGATAAATTAGATGTATCGACAGTACCCGATGCCGAATTAGCTAAAATTCGCAATCGCAAACTTGGTTTTATCTTTCAACAATTTCATCTGTTGCCGCAATTAAACGCTCTCGAAAATGTGATGCTGCCGATGATTTATGGCGGCTTAAATTCTAGCGAACGTAAAGAGCGCGCGGTAGTAGCTTTAGAAAAAGTTGGGTTGAGTAATCGGATGGCAAATCGTCCCAATCAACTCTCTGGGGGTCAACAGCAACGCGTCGCGATCGCGCGGGCGATCGTTGGCGAACCGCGCGTCTTGCTAGCTGACGAGCCGACAGGAGCCTTAGATTCGCGCACGACTCAAGAGGTAATGGATATTTTTACGCAACTAAATGAAACCGGAATTACGATCGTGATGGTCACTCACGAACCCGATGTCGCCAAACAAACCAAACGCATTGTCTGGTTCAAAGATGGTCGCGTCATCCATTCTCATCTGACACCTAGTGAGATCTATCAAGTTGCTATGGCAGGATAG